In Luteibacter mycovicinus, a genomic segment contains:
- a CDS encoding amino acid permease, whose translation MLKQLLAKKAPQAEPDDAHGPALRRTLGPWGLTALGIGAVIGGGIFVITGVAAAEHAGPAIIISFILAAICSTFTALCYAEFASMIPVSGSAYSYAYATLGEGAAWFIGWNLVLEYGVSASAVAVSWTGYFVSLLDHVGIHIPTVLTNAPLDYVDGHLVTTGALFNLPAVGIVLALTWLCYVGIRESAGINMAMVLLKTALIITVIVVGAQHIDTANWHPFIPENQGENKYGWSGILRGASMVFFAYIGFEATSTAAQESKNPQRDMPISTLASLGICTVLYIAMAAVLTGLVPFTELGTSEPVVTAIRNHPELGWLRGVVEVGALIGLSSVVLVMVIAQPRIFMIMGRDGLLPKVFTTVHPKYRTPHLNTVITGAGIALLAAVFPLNVLGDLTSMGTLIAFCAVCGGVLILRFTAPDLPRTFRVPWVWFTCLAGIASCIALLFYMSWYNWALMGAWTLIGMAIYGAYGYRHSRLKHGSSRV comes from the coding sequence ATGCTCAAGCAGTTACTCGCCAAGAAAGCCCCTCAGGCTGAACCCGACGACGCGCACGGCCCCGCCCTGCGGCGCACCCTTGGCCCCTGGGGTTTGACCGCGCTGGGCATCGGCGCGGTCATCGGCGGCGGCATCTTCGTCATCACCGGCGTCGCCGCGGCGGAGCACGCCGGCCCGGCGATCATCATCTCCTTCATCCTCGCGGCCATCTGCAGCACGTTCACCGCGCTGTGCTATGCCGAGTTCGCCTCGATGATTCCCGTTTCCGGTAGTGCGTACTCCTACGCGTACGCCACCCTCGGCGAAGGTGCCGCCTGGTTCATCGGCTGGAACCTCGTCCTCGAATATGGCGTCTCGGCGTCCGCCGTCGCAGTCAGCTGGACGGGCTATTTCGTCAGCTTGCTCGACCACGTCGGCATTCATATCCCGACCGTCCTGACCAACGCGCCGCTCGATTACGTCGATGGCCACCTGGTCACCACCGGCGCCCTGTTCAATCTTCCGGCCGTAGGTATCGTGCTGGCGCTGACCTGGCTCTGCTACGTCGGCATCCGCGAGTCCGCCGGCATCAACATGGCGATGGTGCTGCTGAAGACCGCCCTGATCATCACCGTGATCGTGGTCGGCGCACAGCACATCGATACCGCCAACTGGCACCCGTTCATCCCTGAGAACCAGGGAGAGAACAAGTACGGCTGGTCCGGTATCCTGCGCGGCGCCTCCATGGTGTTCTTCGCCTACATCGGCTTCGAGGCGACCTCGACGGCGGCGCAGGAATCCAAGAACCCGCAGCGCGACATGCCTATCAGCACCCTCGCCTCGCTCGGCATCTGCACGGTGCTGTACATCGCCATGGCCGCCGTGCTGACCGGCCTCGTCCCGTTCACCGAGCTCGGAACGTCCGAACCGGTCGTCACCGCCATCCGCAACCATCCGGAACTCGGCTGGTTGCGCGGCGTGGTCGAAGTGGGCGCCCTCATCGGCTTGTCCTCGGTGGTGCTGGTCATGGTCATCGCCCAGCCACGCATCTTCATGATCATGGGTCGCGACGGGCTGCTGCCGAAGGTGTTCACCACCGTGCACCCGAAGTACCGCACGCCGCACCTCAACACGGTGATCACGGGCGCCGGTATCGCGTTGCTCGCCGCCGTCTTCCCGTTGAACGTTCTCGGCGACCTGACCTCGATGGGCACGCTCATCGCCTTCTGTGCCGTGTGTGGCGGTGTCCTGATCCTGCGCTTCACCGCGCCGGACCTCCCGCGCACCTTCCGTGTGCCCTGGGTCTGGTTCACCTGCCTCGCCGGCATCGCCAGCTGTATCGCCCTGCTGTTCTACATGAGCTGGTACAACTGGGCGCTGATGGGCGCGTGGACCCTGATCGGCATGGCCATCTATGGCGCGTACGGGTATCGCCACAGCCGGCTGAAGCACGGCTCCTCACGCGTGTAA
- a CDS encoding high-potential iron-sulfur protein, whose protein sequence is MSQDDKNMEGRRRFLKAAAGGVAAAAVLGTVPRFANAQDLPHLATSDPTASALKYVEDGSKAAGKKDPKDACMNCNFYSGKAGAAWGPCQLFPGKAVAAKGWCVSHAAMM, encoded by the coding sequence ATGTCGCAAGACGATAAGAATATGGAGGGGCGCCGCCGCTTCCTCAAGGCCGCCGCTGGCGGCGTGGCCGCTGCGGCGGTCCTCGGGACGGTGCCGCGTTTCGCGAACGCGCAGGACCTGCCGCACCTCGCCACGAGCGACCCGACGGCTTCGGCGCTGAAATACGTCGAGGACGGCAGCAAGGCCGCTGGCAAGAAGGATCCGAAGGACGCCTGCATGAACTGTAACTTCTACAGCGGAAAGGCCGGCGCCGCATGGGGCCCATGCCAGCTGTTCCCCGGCAAGGCCGTGGCCGCCAAGGGCTGGTGCGTTTCGCACGCCGCGATGATGTGA
- a CDS encoding methylthioribulose 1-phosphate dehydratase, whose product MSKTLSHLDPALLAERADAIADAARELAAFGWTPATSSNFSMRIDDELAAITISGRDKGRLGRDDIMVVDMDGKAVGSDNRPSAETGLHTQVYRRFPEANVVLHTHSRTQSVCSRLFADEGRVRLEGWELQKAITGYTTHESVLDIPVFPNTQHMPELEARVDAWIDSGKPLHAYLINGHGIYTWGRDMAETRRHLEALEFLLGCELDLRRLTP is encoded by the coding sequence ATGTCGAAGACCCTGTCCCACCTCGATCCCGCCCTGCTCGCCGAGCGCGCCGACGCCATCGCCGATGCGGCACGCGAGCTTGCGGCCTTCGGCTGGACTCCGGCGACCAGCAGCAACTTCTCGATGCGGATCGACGACGAGCTCGCCGCCATAACGATTTCCGGCCGCGACAAGGGTCGGCTGGGACGCGACGACATCATGGTCGTCGACATGGATGGCAAGGCCGTCGGCTCGGACAACCGCCCTTCCGCCGAGACCGGACTCCATACCCAGGTGTATCGCCGTTTTCCCGAAGCCAACGTCGTGCTGCACACGCATTCGCGAACGCAGAGCGTCTGCTCGCGCCTGTTTGCAGATGAGGGCCGGGTGCGCCTCGAAGGCTGGGAGCTGCAGAAGGCCATCACGGGCTACACCACGCATGAAAGCGTGCTCGACATCCCCGTTTTCCCCAATACCCAGCACATGCCGGAGCTCGAAGCCCGTGTGGACGCCTGGATCGACTCCGGCAAGCCGCTACATGCCTACCTGATCAACGGGCACGGCATCTACACGTGGGGTCGGGACATGGCCGAGACGCGCCGTCACCTTGAGGCACTCGAATTTCTGCTGGGCTGCGAACTCGACCTGAGGAGGCTGACCCCATGA
- a CDS encoding 1,2-dihydroxy-3-keto-5-methylthiopentene dioxygenase, whose product MSRLRIYEDNKHEAPVAVLENHADIAAALHAVGVRFEQWEAGQPITPGATQDEVIAAYRADIDRLMAENGYRSVDVISLKPDHPDRAAFRQKFLNEHTHSEDEVRFFVAGAGQFTLHLDGKVYEVLCEKGDLIGVPDGTPHWFDMSESPYFVAIRLFTNTEGWVANFTGTDIAERFPRMNPHASAGQTSEA is encoded by the coding sequence ATGAGCCGTCTGCGCATCTACGAAGACAACAAGCACGAAGCGCCGGTCGCGGTGCTCGAGAATCATGCCGACATCGCAGCGGCGCTCCATGCGGTCGGCGTGCGCTTCGAGCAGTGGGAAGCCGGCCAGCCAATCACCCCGGGTGCGACGCAGGACGAAGTCATCGCCGCCTACCGCGCCGACATCGATCGGCTGATGGCGGAGAACGGCTATCGGTCGGTCGATGTCATCAGCCTCAAACCCGATCACCCCGATCGTGCCGCGTTCCGCCAGAAGTTCCTCAACGAGCACACGCACAGCGAAGACGAAGTACGCTTCTTCGTCGCGGGTGCCGGTCAGTTCACCCTGCATCTCGACGGCAAGGTGTACGAGGTGCTTTGCGAAAAGGGCGACCTGATCGGCGTACCGGATGGCACGCCTCACTGGTTCGACATGAGCGAGTCGCCCTACTTCGTGGCTATTCGCCTGTTCACCAACACCGAGGGCTGGGTGGCGAACTTCACCGGAACGGATATCGCGGAGCGCTTCCCGCGCATGAACCCGCACGCGTCCGCCGGGCAGACCAGCGAAGCCTGA
- the mtnC gene encoding acireductone synthase: MSDIRAVLTDIEGTTSSIDFVKDVLFPYARQHLPAYVETHTDEPEVQHWLHEAAKEAGIVEATRGEIIDLLIRWIDEDRKSTALKALQGMIWREGYESGVYTSHMYPEVAARLRAWHQQGLSLYVYSSGSVPAQKLLFGFTENGDLTPLFSGYFDTQTGHKRETDSYRKIAEAIGLEPAQVLFLSDIREELDAARDAGMLTTHLIRPPLPLVDAGHPAVTDFDAIIP, from the coding sequence ATGTCCGATATCCGCGCCGTCCTCACCGACATCGAAGGCACCACCAGCTCGATCGACTTCGTCAAGGACGTGCTGTTTCCGTATGCCCGTCAGCACCTGCCGGCCTACGTGGAAACACATACGGACGAACCCGAGGTACAGCACTGGCTGCACGAAGCCGCCAAAGAGGCTGGCATCGTCGAGGCGACACGGGGTGAGATCATCGACCTGCTGATTCGCTGGATCGACGAAGACCGCAAGTCCACGGCCCTGAAGGCGCTGCAGGGCATGATCTGGCGTGAAGGTTACGAGTCGGGCGTTTACACCTCCCACATGTATCCCGAAGTAGCGGCACGCCTGCGGGCCTGGCATCAGCAGGGGCTCTCGCTCTACGTGTATTCGTCGGGTTCGGTGCCCGCGCAGAAGCTGCTGTTCGGCTTCACGGAAAACGGCGATCTCACTCCTTTGTTCTCCGGTTACTTCGATACGCAGACGGGTCACAAGCGCGAAACGGACTCGTACCGGAAGATCGCCGAAGCGATCGGTCTCGAACCCGCGCAGGTTCTGTTCCTTTCCGACATCCGCGAAGAGCTCGACGCCGCCCGCGATGCCGGCATGCTCACCACCCACCTCATCCGTCCGCCGCTTCCGCTGGTGGACGCCGGCCACCCCGCCGTAACGGATTTCGATGCCATCATTCCTTGA
- a CDS encoding C13 family peptidase: MPSFLDPRRRTAIYVLAAFAVGVLGTVGVLRFGPAPVTMRPVAAVSAPRVAPAAGATTAGPARPASTSAPATANDDADNDQPVELDASAWPDDAPTPEQVFSAQPDQVRASLARLAKRRPGKTNVYAIAFAGDGSEDVFRNEAEYLNRLMTTRFGSPGHTLVLENNPATLSTHPLASWTNLEAALTGLSKVMDPKEDVLLLYVATHGGSDHSLLVDMDPIPLDQLDVDGLADIFAKHPFRWKVVVVNACYSGGFVPKLRGEGTLVMTSARTDRTSFGCGADSDITYFGRAWLTDGLNATSDFVEAFGKAKTEIAAWEKTDSLEASEPQIDVGEGIEDKLAAWRKGLKAGPVVPFSAR; encoded by the coding sequence ATGCCATCATTCCTTGATCCACGCCGACGCACGGCGATCTACGTGCTGGCCGCGTTTGCGGTCGGCGTGCTGGGAACCGTCGGCGTCCTTCGTTTCGGGCCTGCTCCCGTGACGATGCGCCCCGTCGCCGCCGTCTCCGCGCCCCGGGTCGCGCCGGCGGCCGGTGCGACGACAGCCGGGCCAGCCCGGCCGGCAAGCACGTCCGCTCCTGCGACAGCGAACGACGACGCCGACAACGATCAGCCCGTCGAGCTCGACGCGAGCGCGTGGCCGGACGATGCTCCCACGCCAGAGCAGGTTTTCTCCGCACAGCCTGATCAGGTCAGAGCATCGCTGGCCAGGCTGGCGAAGCGCCGACCGGGAAAGACCAACGTCTACGCCATCGCTTTCGCGGGCGACGGCTCCGAGGACGTGTTCCGCAACGAGGCCGAGTACCTGAATCGCCTGATGACGACGCGGTTCGGCAGCCCGGGGCATACGCTGGTGCTGGAGAACAATCCGGCAACGCTGTCGACCCATCCCCTCGCCAGCTGGACCAATCTCGAGGCCGCCCTGACCGGACTGTCGAAGGTGATGGACCCGAAGGAAGACGTGTTGCTGCTCTATGTCGCGACCCACGGCGGCAGCGACCACTCCCTGCTCGTGGATATGGACCCGATTCCGCTGGATCAGCTCGACGTCGACGGCCTTGCCGATATCTTCGCCAAGCACCCGTTCCGCTGGAAGGTCGTGGTGGTCAACGCGTGCTACTCCGGCGGCTTCGTCCCGAAGCTGCGCGGCGAAGGCACCCTGGTCATGACCTCGGCGCGCACCGACCGCACCTCGTTCGGCTGCGGCGCCGACTCGGACATCACGTACTTCGGCCGTGCCTGGCTCACCGACGGACTGAATGCCACCAGCGATTTCGTGGAAGCCTTCGGTAAGGCGAAGACGGAAATCGCGGCGTGGGAGAAGACGGATTCGCTCGAGGCGTCGGAGCCGCAGATCGACGTCGGTGAGGGCATCGAAGACAAGCTGGCAGCGTGGCGGAAGGGCCTCAAGGCTGGGCCGGTAGTTCCGTTCAGCGCAAGGTAG
- a CDS encoding amidohydrolase: MQTLTVTLVQGATRWHDAAANREYYGALVRGAARSDLFVLPETFLSGFTNDTLGNAETMDGASVAWMRALAGEVNATVTGSLVIREGETVFNRLIWASPDGSLAYYDKRHLFRMAGEHTRYGGGNERLIVELKGWRILPQVCYDLRFPVWLRNGRREEAAGGMDYDLALFVANWPAPRRQPWRTLLRARAIENLAYVIGVNRVGVDGNDHPYAGDSAVIDPVGEPLVELGPQEQVVTLVLDPKPLQAHRERFPAWMDADRFSLDVSV; the protein is encoded by the coding sequence GTGCAAACTCTGACCGTCACGCTTGTCCAGGGCGCGACCCGCTGGCACGACGCGGCGGCTAACCGCGAGTATTACGGCGCGCTGGTGCGCGGCGCCGCGCGGAGCGACCTCTTCGTCCTGCCGGAAACCTTCCTGTCGGGCTTCACCAACGATACGCTCGGCAATGCGGAGACCATGGACGGCGCGAGCGTGGCGTGGATGCGCGCGCTGGCCGGCGAGGTGAATGCCACGGTCACCGGCAGTCTGGTGATCCGCGAAGGCGAGACGGTCTTCAACCGGCTGATCTGGGCGTCTCCCGACGGCTCGCTGGCTTACTACGATAAGCGACACCTGTTCCGCATGGCGGGCGAGCACACCCGCTACGGTGGCGGTAACGAGCGCCTGATCGTGGAGCTCAAGGGGTGGCGTATTCTTCCGCAGGTCTGCTACGACCTGCGCTTCCCGGTGTGGCTGCGCAACGGCCGTCGTGAGGAAGCCGCGGGTGGCATGGATTACGACCTCGCGCTGTTCGTCGCCAACTGGCCGGCGCCGCGTCGTCAGCCGTGGCGCACCTTGCTGCGTGCGCGGGCGATCGAGAACCTGGCCTACGTGATCGGCGTGAATCGCGTCGGGGTGGACGGTAACGACCATCCGTACGCGGGCGACAGCGCGGTCATCGATCCGGTGGGCGAGCCATTGGTCGAACTTGGGCCGCAGGAGCAGGTGGTCACCCTCGTGCTCGATCCGAAGCCGTTGCAGGCGCACCGCGAGCGGTTTCCTGCCTGGATGGATGCGGATCGGTTCTCTCTGGACGTGTCGGTCTGA
- a CDS encoding pyridoxal phosphate-dependent aminotransferase — translation MQLETKLPKVGTTIFSVMSQLALEHKAVNLGQGFPDFEPPEALRDAVTRAMAEGKNQYAPGVGIPKLREQIALKTERLYGHRVSPDTEVTVTSGATEALFSAIAAVVRAGDEVIVFDPCYDSYEPAIELQGAAAVHIPLTLPSFGIDWQRVRDAITPKTRMILINSPHNPSGAVLSRADLDELASIVRDSGIVVLSDEVYEHIVFDGAEHQSVLRHAELATRSIVVSSFGKTYHCTGWKVGYAIAPKALTAEFRKVHQYLTFCTFNPAQQAFAEFLESTPEHYLELPAFYQAKRDRFRELLAPSRLKLLDVPGGYFQLVDYSAIRDLDDINFSEWLVREGGVAAIPLSPFYESAPDTRLVRLCFAKNDATMEAAVELLCKL, via the coding sequence ATGCAGCTCGAAACCAAGCTTCCCAAGGTCGGCACGACGATTTTCAGTGTCATGAGCCAGCTCGCGCTGGAACACAAGGCGGTGAATCTGGGGCAGGGTTTTCCCGATTTCGAGCCGCCGGAGGCACTGCGCGACGCGGTCACGCGCGCCATGGCCGAGGGCAAAAATCAGTATGCGCCGGGCGTCGGCATCCCGAAGCTGCGCGAGCAGATCGCCCTCAAGACCGAGCGGCTCTACGGCCATCGGGTCAGTCCCGATACGGAAGTAACGGTCACCTCGGGCGCCACAGAAGCGCTGTTCTCGGCCATCGCCGCCGTCGTGCGCGCCGGTGACGAGGTCATCGTCTTCGATCCGTGCTACGACAGCTACGAGCCGGCCATCGAACTGCAGGGCGCGGCCGCCGTGCATATTCCGCTGACCTTGCCCTCCTTTGGCATCGACTGGCAGAGGGTTCGCGACGCGATCACGCCGAAGACGCGCATGATCCTGATCAATTCGCCGCATAACCCGTCGGGTGCGGTCCTCTCGCGCGCCGATCTCGACGAGCTCGCGTCCATCGTGCGCGATTCCGGCATCGTGGTGCTGTCCGATGAGGTCTACGAGCACATCGTGTTCGATGGCGCCGAGCATCAGAGCGTGCTGCGCCATGCGGAACTCGCCACGCGGAGCATCGTCGTGTCGTCGTTCGGCAAGACGTATCACTGCACGGGCTGGAAGGTCGGCTATGCCATCGCGCCGAAGGCGCTGACCGCCGAGTTCCGCAAGGTGCATCAGTACCTGACCTTCTGCACCTTCAACCCGGCGCAGCAGGCGTTCGCCGAGTTCCTCGAGTCCACGCCTGAGCATTACCTCGAGCTTCCGGCCTTCTATCAGGCCAAGCGCGATCGTTTTCGCGAGTTGCTCGCACCGTCGCGACTGAAGCTGCTGGACGTGCCGGGCGGATACTTCCAGCTGGTCGATTACAGCGCGATCCGCGATCTCGACGACATCAATTTCAGTGAATGGCTCGTGCGCGAGGGCGGTGTCGCCGCCATTCCGCTGAGCCCGTTCTACGAAAGCGCCCCGGACACGCGGCTGGTCCGGCTGTGCTTCGCGAAGAACGACGCCACCATGGAAGCCGCCGTGGAGCTGCTGTGCAAACTCTGA
- a CDS encoding LysR substrate-binding domain-containing protein, which yields MEGALQDLNDLYFFASVVEHGGFSAAGRALGIPKSRLSKRIAQLEDRLGVRLLQRTTRRFVVTEIGERFYQHCRAVLEEARAAQDAVDELRTEPRGVVRVSCPISLAQNVLGPMLPAFLLEHPKVQVRVTATNRRVDLIGEGFDVAIRVREKLDSDATLVLRSIGYARSLLVASPKFLDSYGRPKTLDDLAQVPALSMFEHEGAQVWEMVDASGKKAAVEVKPRLVSGDFSVLIAAAVQCCGVALLPEEYCGPLIANGQLEWVLPDYTTAQGTLHFVYPSRRGLLPAIRSFVDFLAERLPKARSDFHKDCETVAGDPAQAGALQMARMLGSDHSAAFGRPNE from the coding sequence ATGGAAGGCGCGCTGCAGGACCTCAACGACCTCTATTTCTTCGCCTCGGTGGTGGAACATGGGGGTTTTTCGGCGGCGGGGCGGGCCCTGGGTATCCCCAAATCGCGCCTCAGCAAGCGGATCGCCCAGCTCGAAGACCGTCTGGGAGTCCGGCTGTTGCAGCGCACGACGCGCCGCTTCGTCGTTACCGAGATCGGCGAACGCTTCTACCAGCACTGCCGCGCCGTCCTCGAAGAGGCCCGCGCCGCACAGGATGCGGTGGACGAACTGCGCACGGAACCCCGTGGCGTGGTCCGAGTCAGCTGCCCGATCTCCCTTGCCCAGAACGTACTGGGCCCGATGCTGCCGGCTTTTCTGCTCGAGCACCCCAAGGTTCAGGTCCGCGTTACCGCGACCAATCGCCGGGTCGACCTGATCGGTGAGGGCTTCGACGTGGCGATCCGCGTGCGCGAAAAGCTGGACAGCGACGCCACGCTGGTCCTTCGCAGCATCGGCTACGCGCGCAGCCTGCTCGTGGCGAGTCCGAAGTTTCTCGACAGCTACGGCCGGCCGAAGACGCTGGACGATCTGGCCCAGGTGCCGGCGCTGTCGATGTTCGAGCACGAGGGTGCGCAGGTATGGGAGATGGTCGACGCCAGCGGCAAGAAGGCCGCTGTCGAAGTGAAGCCGCGTCTGGTCAGCGGCGATTTTTCGGTGCTGATCGCCGCCGCCGTCCAATGTTGCGGTGTGGCCTTGCTTCCCGAGGAGTATTGCGGTCCGCTGATCGCCAACGGTCAGCTGGAATGGGTGCTTCCGGATTACACCACCGCCCAGGGTACGTTGCACTTCGTCTACCCGAGCCGGCGTGGCCTGCTGCCGGCGATCCGCAGCTTCGTCGACTTCCTCGCCGAACGGCTGCCCAAGGCGCGGTCGGACTTCCATAAGGACTGCGAGACGGTGGCGGGCGATCCCGCCCAGGCAGGGGCGCTGCAGATGGCGCGCATGTTAGGATCGGATCATTCGGCGGCGTTTGGCCGTCCAAACGAATAA
- a CDS encoding FMN-dependent NADH-azoreductase produces the protein MKLLHIDASALGAHSVSRGLTSAIVAEFVANHPDVEVTYRDVHAEPLPHWALPAGEDDPQAAEGARVMEEFLAADVVVIGAPMYNFSISSSLKAWIDRITVAGKTFRYTATGPEGLAGGKRVIMASSRGGIYSAGSPAAAMDFQEPYLKALFGFLGVTDLEFVRAEGVAMGDDHKAQAIGGAVAGIGGLLRKAA, from the coding sequence ATGAAACTCCTGCATATCGATGCCAGCGCGCTGGGCGCCCACTCGGTCTCCCGCGGTCTGACTTCGGCCATCGTCGCCGAATTCGTCGCCAACCATCCCGATGTCGAAGTCACCTATCGCGACGTCCACGCCGAGCCGTTGCCGCACTGGGCATTGCCGGCCGGCGAAGACGATCCGCAGGCCGCCGAAGGCGCCAGGGTGATGGAGGAGTTCCTTGCCGCCGACGTCGTGGTCATCGGTGCGCCGATGTACAACTTTTCCATCAGCAGCTCGCTCAAGGCCTGGATCGATCGCATCACGGTCGCCGGAAAGACCTTCCGCTACACCGCGACGGGGCCCGAAGGCCTGGCCGGCGGCAAGCGTGTCATCATGGCGTCGTCGCGAGGCGGCATCTACAGCGCCGGCAGCCCGGCGGCGGCAATGGATTTTCAGGAGCCCTATCTGAAGGCACTGTTCGGCTTCCTGGGCGTGACCGACCTCGAATTCGTCCGCGCGGAAGGTGTCGCCATGGGCGACGACCACAAGGCCCAGGCGATCGGCGGCGCGGTGGCCGGCATCGGCGGCCTGCTGCGCAAGGCCGCCTGA
- a CDS encoding ribonuclease H-like domain-containing protein, giving the protein MSDLAARLRALRKQAGIRESGPAPTGSAPARGRSTGDASSESPGQTARREPTLSAKEPRPGIDLAALRRMAGVRERVSQPRAPLRSYTRDVPGDELSPGLRLLEKRFASSEPPAEFDLTFARLATARREHLLHFDTETTGLAGGTGTRAFMIGAADWHDGALRVRQLYITTMAAETAMLKAFSEWIDPHTVLVSYNGKSYDAPLLATRYRLARLTNPLSGLTHVDLLHPMRRRYRQDWENCKMQTAERRLLRIVREDDLPGSEAPRAWLSYLRGGASTDLIRVADHNLQDVRSLSGLLIEAHGWAAKDALAASLADYKK; this is encoded by the coding sequence ATGAGTGATCTGGCCGCGCGGCTGCGGGCGCTCAGGAAGCAGGCGGGCATTCGCGAGTCCGGGCCAGCGCCGACAGGCTCGGCTCCCGCCAGGGGACGATCCACCGGGGATGCTTCGTCCGAGTCACCGGGCCAGACGGCCCGGCGGGAGCCAACCCTGTCGGCGAAAGAGCCTCGTCCCGGTATCGATCTGGCCGCGCTGCGCCGCATGGCTGGCGTACGCGAACGCGTCAGTCAGCCCCGCGCTCCTTTGCGCTCGTACACCCGTGACGTTCCCGGCGATGAGCTTTCCCCCGGCCTGCGTCTTCTCGAGAAGCGTTTCGCCTCGTCCGAACCGCCCGCCGAGTTCGACCTGACCTTCGCGCGTCTCGCCACGGCGCGGCGCGAGCACCTGCTGCACTTCGACACGGAAACCACGGGCCTGGCCGGCGGGACGGGTACACGCGCTTTCATGATCGGCGCCGCCGACTGGCACGACGGCGCGCTCCGCGTGCGTCAGCTCTACATCACGACCATGGCCGCCGAGACGGCGATGCTGAAGGCGTTCTCCGAATGGATCGATCCGCACACGGTGCTCGTCAGCTACAACGGCAAGTCGTACGACGCGCCATTGCTCGCCACGCGTTACCGGCTGGCCCGGCTTACGAATCCGTTATCCGGCCTGACGCACGTCGACCTGCTGCACCCGATGCGGCGGCGCTACAGGCAGGACTGGGAGAACTGCAAGATGCAGACGGCCGAACGTCGGCTGTTGCGTATCGTCCGCGAAGACGACTTGCCGGGGTCTGAAGCGCCACGTGCGTGGCTCTCCTACCTGCGCGGCGGCGCATCGACGGACCTGATCCGCGTCGCAGACCATAACCTGCAGGACGTGCGCAGCCTCAGCGGCCTCCTGATCGAGGCGCATGGCTGGGCGGCGAAGGACGCCCTGGCGGCTTCGCTGGCCGATTACAAAAAATAG